Proteins encoded by one window of Mercenaria mercenaria strain notata chromosome 4, MADL_Memer_1, whole genome shotgun sequence:
- the LOC128556715 gene encoding beta-1,4-mannosyltransferase egh-like gives MIVHFIKENLPQRMYRLLFFAILLFYIRVALEYAALLIKRYAGYTIEDAINKHGIAIIISIYSLFFTFYLNIPVILFNFLGLFLYNPFDRRVERNENFDRVPFICFRVVTRGLYLKLVTDITEKNIETCKNVGLKNFRFEIVSDSALNLPLSNFVREVIVPNDYNTPNGTLFKARALHYCLDKNVNILSRDDWIVHLDEETLLSETVLNGISNFVSNPNSNIGQGIISYAECGVENWLTTLMEGQREAADYGLYRLAFQFLHRPVFGFHGSFMVIKAGIEEKIGFDFGPKECIAEDLRFALAAWHRGYRFDFVKGVMKENGTFSITDFVKQRRRWFVGHFQIIWETSIPLYCKWALMPMHVDNRSPDQALGCLGLGGGLRKVESA, from the exons ATGATTGTACACTTCATCAAAGAAAATTTACCACAGCGAATGTATCGTCTGCTTTTCTTTGCTATTCTGCTTTTCTACATTAGGGTAGCTTTGGAATATGCTGCACTTTTAATAAAGAGATATGCTGGATATACCATAGAGGATGCTATCAACAAACATGGAATTGCCATTATAATATCAATTTACAgtctttttttcactttttatcttAATATACcagttattttattcaacttcCTAGGACTATTTCTTTACAACCCTTTTGACAGAAGAGTTGAGCGTAATGAAAATTTTGATCGAGTTCCATTTATTTGTTTTCGAGTGGTGACACGTGGACTGTATCTAAAGCTTGTCACTGATATCACCGAGAAAAATATAGAAACTTGTAAAAATGTTGGACTTAAAAACTttagatttgaaatagtttctgacagtgcgtTGAATCTTCCGCTTTCAAATTTTGTGCGAGAAGTAATCGTGCCAAATGACTATAACACGCCAAATGGCACATTGTTTAAAGCACGGGCACTGCATTACTGCCTTGATAAAAACGTCAACATCCTATCACGTGACGACTGGATTGTTCATCTGGATGAAGAGACACTTTTGTCGGAAACCGTTTTAAACGGAATATCAAATTTCGTTTCCAACCCAAATTCGAATATCGGTCAAGGAATTATATCTTATGCCGAATGTGGTGTGGAAAACTGGTTAACGACGCTAATGGAAGGACAAAGAGAAGCTGCAGATTATGGATTATATCGGTTGGCTTTCCAGTTTCTTCACAGACCTGTGTTTGGGTTTCATGGTTCATTCATGGTCATTAAAGCAGGAATAGAAGAAAAAATAGGATTCGATTTTGGACCGAAAGAATGTATAGCAGAAGACCTTCGTTTTGCCTTAGCCGCTTGGCATCGTGGATACAGATTTGACTTTGTTAAAGGGGTCATGAAAGAAAATGGCACCTTTTCAATAACTGATTTCGTTAAACAACGGAGACGTTGGTTTGTAGGACACTTTCAGATTATATGGGAAACTTCAATACCATTGTATTGTAAATGGGCTCTCATGCCAATGCATGT AGATAACAGATCTCCAGATCA AGCTTTAGGTTGCCTTGGTCTTGGTGGTGGTTTGAGAAAGGTTGAAAGTGCTTGA